One window from the genome of Pyrus communis chromosome 16, drPyrComm1.1, whole genome shotgun sequence encodes:
- the LOC137721495 gene encoding linamarin synthase 2-like has protein sequence MMSSVEQATKKLHAVLVPFPAQGHVHPVMQLAKLLHAKGFHITFVNTEFNHNRLIRSKGPDSVKGLPDFVFETIPDGLPLLDKDGTQDVPTLCDSVKKNCLGPFKELVKKINTTSQVPQVTCIIADGVMGFGRQAAQELGIPEVQFWTASACGFMGYLQYSELIKRGIIPFKDENFMHNGTLDTPIDWIPGMRNVRLKDIPSFIRVTDLNDIMFNFMGSEVWSCLNSSAIIFNTFDEFEHEVLEVILTMFPNIYTIGPLNLLGRHFSENSLVKSINSSLWKEDTKCLEWLDKQKPNSVVYANYGCITTMTDQHLIEFAWGLANSKHPFLWIVRADVVKGDLPILPDEFFDEIKDRGYIASWCTQEQVLAHPSVGVFLTHSGWNSTIETISHGVPVICWPFFAEQQTNCRYSCTTWEIGMEVSPDVKRHEIEALVKEMLEGEGGMKMRGKVKEWKKKAVETTDVGGSSYNNIERLFKEALQLGE, from the exons ATGATGAGTTCAGTAGAACAAGCAACCAAAAAACTGCACGCAGTTTTAGTCCCATTCCCAGCACAAGGCCATGTTCACCCCGTGATGCAATTAGCCAAGCTTCTTCACGCAAAGGGCTTCCACATAACCTTTGTCAACACCGAGTTCAACCACAACCGTTTAATTCGATCTAAAGGTCCCGACTCCGTTAAGGGTCTACCAGATTTTGTGTTCGAGACCATACCAGACGGGTTGCCCCTTTTGGATAAGGATGGAACACAAGATGTACCAACTTTATGTGACTCCGTTAAGAAAAATTGTCTTGGCCCATTTAAAGAACTGGTGAAGAAGATCAACACCACATCTCAAGTGCCACAAGTTACGTGTATAATTGCAGATGGTGTCATGGGCTTTGGGAGACAAGCTGCTCAAGAATTAGGCATTCCAGAGGTTCAATTTTGGACTGCCTCTGCTTGTGGCTTCATGGGGTACTTGCAATACAGTGAACTCATCAAACGTGGCATCATTCCGTTCAAAG ATGAGAATTTCATGCATAATGGCACACTCGATACACCAATTGATTGGATCCCAGGCATGAGAAATGTTCGGCTCAAGGACATCCCGAGTTTCATTAGAGTTACTGATCTCAACGACATAATGTTTAATTTCATGGGATCCGAAGTTTGGAGCTGTTTGAACTCTTCTGCAATCATCTTCAACACatttgacgaatttgaacaCGAAGTGTTAGAGGTAATATTGACAATGTTCCCCAACATTTACACCATCGGCCCCCTTAATTTGCTTGGCAGGCATTTCTCGGAAAACAGTTTGGTTAAGTCAATTAACTCAAGCTTATGGAAAGAAGACACAAAATGTTTGGAATGGCTTgataaacaaaaacccaattcaGTTGTGTATGCAAATTATGGATGCATAACGACGATGACTGACCAACATTTGATCGAGTTTGCCTGGGGGCTAGCAAATAGCAAGCACCCATTTTTGTGGATAGTTAGGGCTGATGTGGTAAAGGGTGACTTACCAATTTTACCTGATGAATTTTTTGACGAGATTAAGGATAGGGGATATATTGCAAGTTGGTGTACACAGGAGCAAGTGTTAGCTCATCCATCTGTTGGGGTTTTCCTAACACACAGTGGTTGGAATTCTACCATTGAAACTATATCTCACGGTGTGCCTGTAATTTGCTGGCCTTTCTTTGCAGAGCAACAAACGAATTGTCGGTACTCGTGCACAACGTGGGAGATTGGAATGGAGGTGAGCCCCGATGTGAAGCGCCACGAAATTGAAGCACTTGTTAAGGAAATGCtagaaggagaaggagggaTGAAGATGAGGGGAAAGGtaaaggaatggaagaaaaaagCTGTTGAAACTACTGATGTTGGAGGATCATCGTACAATAATATTGAGAGATTGTTTAAGGAGGCACTCCAACTTGGTGAATGA